The sequence CTTGCTACATGAAAAGGATAGGATAAAGCTATGAAGGCAACGAATTATAAAGACAAGAAGATAGTTAGTAAGTACTTAAAAAAGACGCTTAGTGGAGTTTATATTATTTATCCGGCCATATTAAGGCTCCTTCGTAATGTTAAAGGTAAAACTGTTTTAGACTTGGGGTGTGGAGCAGGTTTGATCAGCCAAAAACTGAGTGAAAGAGGCGCTAAGGTTTTTGCAGTTGATAGTTCCCAGAGGTGGATTGATATCTGCAAAAAAGAGAGTAATAAAACAAAAAACATTAAATATACGGTGGCAGATGCCGATGACTTGAGTATTTATAAGGACAGGAAATTTGATATTGTGTTTGCCAATATGGTTTTTCTGAGCGTTTCCTCCAAACAAAAAGTAGCAAAATCATTTAATGAAGTTAGCCGGATTATTAAAAAAGGAGGAACTTTTATTTTTAGCGATTGTCATCCTGTTGCTAATATGACCGGTAGTTCAAGTACAAAGATAAGCGGCGCGGTTCCCGGCTTTTCTTATTTTAAAGATGGTGCAAAATATAGGGGTACGTATCTTTTGTCTGATTATTCCCATATAGAATTTACTGATTTGCATTTTAGTCTGGGTTTTTATTCCAAGTTATTAAATGAAAACGGTTTTATGATTGAAGAGATAATAGAGCCTAAACC is a genomic window of Candidatus Ancaeobacter aquaticus containing:
- a CDS encoding class I SAM-dependent methyltransferase, with the translated sequence MKATNYKDKKIVSKYLKKTLSGVYIIYPAILRLLRNVKGKTVLDLGCGAGLISQKLSERGAKVFAVDSSQRWIDICKKESNKTKNIKYTVADADDLSIYKDRKFDIVFANMVFLSVSSKQKVAKSFNEVSRIIKKGGTFIFSDCHPVANMTGSSSTKISGAVPGFSYFKDGAKYRGTYLLSDYSHIEFTDLHFSLGFYSKLLNENGFMIEEIIEPKPAKMDPEKRFKNYRIPEYIIFKCRKL